Proteins encoded in a region of the Neodiprion lecontei isolate iyNeoLeco1 chromosome 5, iyNeoLeco1.1, whole genome shotgun sequence genome:
- the LOC107217647 gene encoding HEAT repeat-containing protein 1 homolog, whose translation MATSLQSQLSRLRAPQTSLLIQKKKQPSLLFDPKEAANLDRETVFEIGQNGLEELIKLSEMFAEFKRDLFSHSTVGLERSVHDKAINKVLDGRIKRFLILLSPYFLLNPAHKTLEWLIRRFHIHEFNRDQFLLLILPYHETRMFVRALQLVNVSQASDNWHWLEPLQKPGVPLATTTLINRVSTDSGLLRNICEHICEATEVCGAQASSLGTLYAFYTMTLIGVLDRSKPLNENQMTHLLFALEKGLTSKVVDFASSSYMLVGKICSKAKLKKETLNHIAHAMLTKPPLQYEPILLLVFMFNSQPVSVSAKVINKLSELTWFPEMLAKVKSSGGKIENFVVKLLGSCIRCVQKDRLDAYQKVHKMGEDLLKAIRFSDDEVDAILEKTLRLHVPIDNISEESTKFLVNFFHAIEKQYPEKFDAYLKSLVQKGESDAESQKVLGLLLPWHADIRSAQGTMQVLDRLHHIDPNQRIAGLKLVAENRVQVSKNYCDMVTNALLARFRDDNEDVILTLLTMFSADKLKSLFTVDVLVDELLRLVLKSNPYSPTVFGIPALRILLSLCSHYDTRVFITVLPYLFPRNKDEVKISMEVLNSDYANNNTYMQMVKSDAGYEPCGPEAISSAAFHRILDTTLLPSTASILLTLKQQETHGNAVSMFFSMILLGSVCRVPVGLLSHEVARDIIDIASKVLKSYPKVRLLPNCNQLNGDKIVDALELASKEVLPLQVGTYVLEMVHRRLDLSANPTLDFERAPERSQLVLNFIQIFFEGVNKPDRSEHYLWCLKIFLKRHFTNAEDTICFLSQLFAQPVLPQTSLHCLQITYSLLESKQSLQWAFQDCTFIPNLLIALANKNTECRASAVKILQRLSHSFNLSTDGFSALLGELMERKAEIKMDHEQLSLILYTLLSPDPDVQHQITPNRRLGLQDGLAQLLATATSISTPIHTVAQILDILSHVNGVTVLQTLAPLGISLLDQIQGLPCAPKFAGSALKNILQRFDASTAGALSDKLVLQLFDKSIKDYKSRIRFNSDYQPPSVILMKQIDETFFKQAGKLSKIQQAKILASIIDAVTDCELSSVVAAGNRAVRQIRLDAQLIVDELTLMANAKLAVPAGKKSKVAASLDPRVISTRAWKRGITLLEFVQRADNVDRAELLVPILFDLLRVSLKFEEQSALEYTNQLILSSILHLSVNSLAITEGHAQVDLIAECIRTSQNPQTHHHALLVLVELFKVADLKVALNNIMPIFTFMGSSVLRQDDAYSIQIISKTIETIVPIINAAEDEMYACDILRVFITSLPDIPEHRRGPLFVKLLQLLEKHLHLFFLLSFESHVLAIPKKGEEKTRELSSPTLEFALNISQEFTQRQLINVCIKIMQFTQSLPTEVEDEKGLRTAKFDGQNHIFDVNQNTGKQLRHFKHTVLLFVSSLLSSSWFVNKVAELDAEETMSLKNDYYELIVEIVKLVELMAKSYNANQTQSKGTYWKVMLHRAYDVLDNVNSLLSNHTFVESVERLMHHNSILIRKKALELLNTRLLQKNFGPDDRDVLFTLMEPLMRLASIGKQKSAHLENEVIQQFALISLKLLAKILATDHPAVFKPVLELTTNLVQSRDGPVLASAVLCLAELCGTMRTHAIHSLNTFIPAILLILKEKCQKSDCPEIVVLSVVSAVQKIVESHASFLSPHLDKLLFELVKLRSRYSDSDHIKIAQIVQRLKTTMLKLSTSVPLRILLPTVTKTYEKLIKQELYRCVDPLMNVLADSFSNAQSNDLNAAIHDLAGFFLNVLQFREDLISKNRLLDAPTLTDVALVEESASKALVTLVLKLSEASFRPLFYRLYDWAARNPNQKMRNITFYRLTANIAESLKSLFILFAGHFLKHAASLLASQNPCIAEDDGLRMPLEVNQVELVEVILLTLYRIFLYDPRNFVTEERFQTLAQPIIDQLENDIGGKDAYEKRAGDLIIPCIASFAGAIQDDSLHKQLVYQILLKTRHVKSYVRSSALNSIVEIARKLGDDFMPLLPETVPFLAELLEDEDEETEKLAQDAVRTLEEVLNEPLQKYF comes from the exons atGGCAACTTCGCTACAAAGTCAATTAAGCAGACTGCGTGCTCCGCAGACTTCGCTCCTTATCCAGAAAAAGAAGCAGCCCAGTCTTTTGTTCGATCCTAAAGAGGCTGCCAATTTGGACAGAGAAACTGTCTTTGAGATCG gTCAGAATGGTCTCGAGGAATTGATAAAGCTAAGCGAAATGTTCGCTGAGTTTAAGCGTGACTTGTTCTCGCACAGCACAGTGGGTCTTGAGAGATCAGTGCACGACAAAGCAATTAACAAGGTCTTAGACGGAAGAATCAAGCGATTTCTAATTCTCCTATCACCGTACTTCCTCCTCAATCCAGCGCACAAAACACTTGAATGGCTGATCCGCAGATTTCATATCCATGAATTCAACAGGGACCAATTTTTGCTTCTCATACTTCCTTACCACGAAACACGGATGTTCGTCAG AGCTCTCCAGCTGGTGAACGTTTCACAAGCCAGCGACAATTGGCACTGGTTAGAACCGCTCCAAAAACCCGGCGTCCCATTGGCCACAACGACTCTGATTAATCGAGTTTCGACTGACAGTGGATTACTCAGAAATATCTGCGAACACATATGCGAGGCGACCGAAGTCTGTGGAGCTCAAGCGTCTTCGCTGGGCACGCTCTACGCATTTTACACAATGACATTGATCGGTGTTTTGGACAGGTCGAAACCACTGAACGAAAATCAAATGACGCACTTATTGTTCGCATTGGAAAAAGGCCTGACCAGTAAAGTTGTTGACTTCGCGTCGAGCAGCTATATGCTGGTGGGTAAAATCTGCAGCAAAGCAAAGCTGAAGAAGGAAACGTTGAACCACATCGCTCACGCCATGCTGACGAAACCACCGCTCCAATACGAGCCGATCCTGTTGCTCGTCTTCATGTTCAATTCCCAACCGGTATCGGTCTCCGCAAAAGTAATAAACAAACTCTCGGAGCTCACTTGGTTCCCGGAAATGCTTGCCAAGGTGAAATCGTCTGGCGGTAAGATCGAGAATTTCGTTGTCAAGCTGCTTGGTAGCTGCATACGCTGTGTGCAGAAAGATAGACTCGACGCGTATCAGAAGGTGCACAAAATGGGCGAAGACCTGTTGAAAGCGATAAGATTCAGCGACGACGAAGTTGACGCAATACTGGAAAAAACGCTGCGTCTTCACGTTCCGATAGACAACATTTCTGAGGAGTCGACAAAATTCctcgtaaattttttccacgcCATCGAAAAACAGTACCCTGAAAAATTCGACGCCTACTTGAAAAGCCTCGTCCAGAAAGGAGAGAGCGACGCCGAGTCCCAAAAGGTCCTGGGTCTCCTTCTGCCTTGGCATGCGGACATCCGCAGTGCCCAAGGTACCATGCAAGTGTTGGACCGCCTTCACCACATTGATCCGAACCAGAGAATAGCCGGGCTAAAATTGGTCGCCGAGAACCGAGTTCAGGTCTCGAAAAACTATTGCGACATGGTGACCAACGCGTTGCTGGCAAGGTTCAGGGACGACAATGAGGATGTGATTCTTACGCTATTGACGATGTTCTCAGCCGATAAACTGAAGTCCCTCTTCACAGTGGACGTCTTGGTGGACGAGTTGCTTCGCCTTGTTCTTAAAAGCAATCCGTACTCTCCAACTGTCTTCGGGATTCCAGCGCTCAGGATTCTGCTCAGTCTATGCAGCCACTACGATACCCGAGTCTTCATCACCGTGCTACCATATTTGTTCCCGAGAAACAAGGACGAGGTCAAGATATCCATGGAGGTGCTGAACTCCGACTATGCCAACAACAACACCTACATGCAGATGGTGAAGAGCGACGCCGGCTACGAGCCATGCGGTCCGGAAGCCATTTCATCCGCGGCGTTTCACCGGATATTGGACACCACTCTTTTGCCCTCAACCGCCAGTATACTTTTGACGCTCAAGCAGCAGGAGACGCACGGAAACGCCGTCAGTATGTTCTTCAGCATGATACTCCTCGGCTCCGTTTGCCGAGTCCCAGTCGGTCTGCTCTCGCACGAGGTGGCTCGCGACATAATCGACATAGCCTCTAAGGTGCTCAAGAGCTATCCAAAGGTTCGACTGCTGCCCAACTGCAATCAGCTGAACGGCGATAAAATCGTCGATGCCTTGGAGCTAGCCTCGAAAGAAGTGCTTCCACTGCAGGTTGGAACCTACGTCCTCGAAATGGTCCATCGACGTCTTGACCTCAGTGCCAACCCAACCCTGGACTTCGAGAGAGCGCCGGAGCGCAGTCAGCTGGTCCTCAACTTTATTCAGATATTTTTCGAGGGTGTTAACAAGCCGGACAGGTCCGAGCACTACCTTTGGTGTCTCAAGATATTCCTTAAGAGGCACTTCACTAACGCCGAGGATACAATCTGCTTCCTTTCGCAGCTGTTCGCCCAGCCGGTTTTACCACAGACGTCTCTTCACTGTCTTCAAATAACTTACTCGCTCCTGGAATCAAAGCAGTCGCTTCAATGGGCGTTTCAGGATTGCACTTTCATCCCAAATCTACTTATAGCTCTAGCCAACAAGAACACCGAGTGCAGAGCAAGTGCCGTGAAGATACTACAGAGGCTTTCGCACAGCTTTAACCTGTCCACCGACGGTTTCTCAGCCTTGCTCGGTGAGCTGATGGAGCGGAAAGCAGAGATAAAGATGGACCACGAACAACTATCGCTTATTCTGTACACTCTACTGTCACCCGATCCAGACGTTCAGCATCAGATAACTCCCAATCGACGATTAGGGCTACAGGATGGACTTGCTCAGCTTCTGGCGACCGCAACCTCAATAAGTACTCCTATCCATACGGTGGCTCAGATCTTGGACATTTTGTCCCATGTGAACGGGGTCACGGTGCTACAGACTCTAGCGCCGCTAGGAATCTCGCTCCTCGATCAAATACAAGGCTTGCCCTGTGCTCCAAAGTTCGCCGGAAGCGCATTGAAGAACATCTTGCAGAGATTCGACGCCTCAACGGCAGGAGCTTTAAGCGACAAACTCGTGTTGCAGCTGTTCGACAAGAGTATAAAAGACTACAAGTCGAGAATACGTTTCAATAGCGATTACCAACCGCCGAGTGTAATCCTAATGAAGCAGATAGACGAAACGTTCTTCAAACAGGCTGGCAAGCTGTCGAAAATCCAACAGGCGAAGATTCTCGCCAGTATAATCGACGCGGTCACGGACTGCGAACTAAGCTCAGTGGTCGCTGCTGGTAATCGGGCAGTCCGACAGATCAGGCTCGATGCTCAGCTTATAGTGGACGAGCTGACGCTGATGGCGAACGCGAAGTTGGCTGTCCCCGCGGGAAAAAAGAGCAAAGTAGCGGCGTCGCTGGACCCTCGAGTAATCAGCACAAGGGCATGGAAGCGGGGAATAACGCTGTTGGAGTTCGTTCAAAGAGCAGATAACGTAGACAGGGCTGAACTCTTGGTCCCAATCCTCTTTGATCTCCTCCGTGTATCGCTGAAGTTCGAGGAGCAGAGTGCGTTGGAGTATACCAACCAGCTTATACTGTCCTCGATTCTCCATCTGAGTGTCAACTCTCTGGCTATAACGGAAGGCCACGCGCAAGTCGACCTGATCGCGGAGTGCATAAGGACGTCGCAGAACCCACAGACTCATCATCACGCGCTTCTCGTTCTGGTTGAATTGTTTAAGGTGGCCGATCTCAAGGTGGCACTGAACAACATCATGCCCATTTTCACGTTTATGGGCTCGTCCGTTCTCAGACAAGACGACGCCTACTCGATCCAGATTATATCCAAGACCATCGAAACCATTGTGCCGATAATAAATGCCGCCGAAGACGAGATGTACGCCTGCGATATTCTCCGCGTATTCATCACCTCCTTACCTGACATTCCGGAGCATAGACGAGGTCCGCTATTCGTGAAATTGCTTCAGCTACTGGAAAAACATCTGCACTTGTTCTTCCTCCTATCATTCGAAAGTCATGTACTCGCGATACCGAAAAAAGGCGAGGAAAAAACTCGCGAACTATCTTCTCCAACGCTGGAGTTCGCTCTTAACATATCGCAGGAGTTCACGCAACGACAGCTCATCAACGTCTGCATAAAAATAATGCAATTCACACAGTCACTGCCCACCGAGGTCGAGGATGAGAAAGGTTTGAGAACGGCCAAGTTTGACGGTCAGAATCATATTTTCGACGTCAATCAGAACACTGGAAAACAGCTGAGGCACTTCAAACACACGGTCCTTCTGTTCGTCAGCTCTCTGTTGTCGTCCTCCTGGTTTGTTAACAAAGTTGCTGAACTCGACGCCGAGGAGACAATGAGCCTGAAAAATGATTACTATGAGTTGATCGTTGAGATTGTTAAACTTGTTGAGCTCATGGCCAAGAGCTACAATGCTAACCAGACTCAATCCAAAGGAACCTACTGGAAGGTGATGCTTCACCGCGCTTACGACGTACTGGATAACGTGAACAGCCTTCTGTCGAATCATACGTTTGTCGAGAGTGTTGAGCGGCTGATGCACCATAATTCTATACTCATTAGAAAGAAAGCTCTAGAACTTTTGAACACCAGACTTCTGCAGAAAAATTTCGGCCCAGATGATCGCGATGTTCTTTTCACCCTGATGGAGCCATTGATGCGACTCGCCAGCATTGGTAAACAAAAATCTGCGCATCTCGAGAACGAAGTTATTCAACAATTCGCCCTCATCAGCCTGAAATTACTTGCAAAAATCCTAGCAACAGACCATCCTGCCGTATTCAAACCA GTACTCGAGCTGACGACTAATCTGGTCCAGTCGCGAGATGGTCCGGTGTTGGCTAGTGCAGTATTGTGCCTGGCGGAATTGTGCGGAACAATGCGAACCCACGCCATTCATTCGTTGAACACGTTCATTCCGGCGATACTACTAATTCTCAAAGAAAAATGCCAGAAAAGTGATTGTCCGGAAATTGTCGTCCTCAGCGTGGTTTCTGCGGTTCAAAAGATCGTCGAATCGCATGCCAGCTTCTTGTCGCCGCATTTGGACAAGCTCCTTTTTGAGCTGGTAAAGCTTAGGTCTCGATACAGCGACAGCGACCATATCAAG ATAGCGCAGATCGTCCAGCGGCTAAAAACCACGATGCTAAAGCTTTCGACTTCCGTACCGCTTCGAATCTTGCTACCAACGGTAACCAAAACCTACGAGAAGTTGATAAAACAGGAACTCTACCGCTGTGTTGATCCACTAATGAACGTGCTCGCTGATTCCTTCTCGAACGCTCAGTCCAATGACCTTAACGCCGCCATACATGACTTGGCTGGATTTTTCCTCAATGTCTTACAGTTCCGCGAGGATCTGATATCCAAAAATCGACTGCTTGATGCTCCTACTCTGACTGATGTAGCCCTTGTCGAGGAGAGTGCTAGCAAAGCGCTTGTTACCTTGGTTCTCAAGCTCAGCGAAGCCTCCTTCAGACCGTTGTTCTATCGCCTCTACGATTGGGCTGCAAGGAATCCCAATCAGAAAATGCGCAACATCACGTTTTACAG GTTGACGGCGAATATAGCAGAGTCCTTGAAGTCTTTGTTCATCCTGTTCGCGGGTCACTTTCTGAAACATGCAGCCTCACTATTGGCGAGTCAAAATCCGTGTATTGCCGAGGATGATGGCCTGAGGATGCCACTGGAAGTAAACCAGGTAGAATTGGTCGAAGTGATACTTCTCACTCTGTACAGGATATTCCTGTACGATCCCAGAAACTTTGTTACCGAGGAGAGATTCCAGACTCTTGCACAACCGATCATTGATCAGCTGGAAAACGATATCGGGGGTAAAGATGCGTACGAAAAGAGAGCTGGGGATCTCATAATTCCGTGCATCGCTAGCTTTGCTGGCGCTATTCAGGACGATTCGCTCCACAAACAACTCGTCTATCAGATCCTGTTGAAAACCAGGCACGTTAAATCTTACGTCAGGAGCAGCGCCCTTAACTCTATA GTGGAGATTGCCAGAAAATTGGGGGACGATTTCATGCCTCTTTTACCAGAAACTGTACCGTTCTTGGCCGAGCTTTTAGAAGACGAAGATGAGGAGACAGAGAAACTCGCACAGGACGCTGTCCGGACTTTAGAAGAGGTCCTAAACGAAcctttacaaaaatatttctag
- the LOC107217638 gene encoding uncharacterized protein LOC107217638 — MAAGTPILVPIIVTIAVLLFTETTPVSSILRRRVSAVKLNHDHMELVEEETCSNQTLRMTCRSLKAILIVLEAEYKPNDSNLCEVEARGSEDIATIRRFQMIRNLYGDYDSRPDRVDLKLSINRRCSGLQHCRFNAYSDHSEALFWSPANLRLKYACIPEAAIMKYCNRMLPVIGGEGGFLKSPGYPLFYTGGSTCGWTFKSLPGQRIALTFHDLDIRSPEQDGSCVDVIRIRENRVTLFESCGTAVGVQVLSESNVVTLDLIASGKIYPSRGFLLQYKAVGCPQVQPPNGSYAVNETGDAKTFLCKLGTVFPDTNKRTRLIQCKNGIWSEDRQMISSQRCVLTASEIERNAGTRRSSALSSLAEEPGTGSNAGVFPVNGVVVRSHDSMHSMSSTADPGNAAMMKDGNYVVDFIVPTALIALLFIFNAIIVWVIFQYRKRKQPAIEGEEMALRPKSEELPHV, encoded by the exons ATGGCAGCAGGAACCCCGATCCTCGTTCCGATCATTGTGACGATCGCGGTCCTCCTATTCACCGAAACGACGCCCGTTTCATCGATCCTACGCCGGAGGGTTTCGGCCGTGAAACTCAATCATGATCACATGGAACTCGTGGAAGAGGAAACTTGCTCCAATCAAACCCTCAGGATGACCTGCAGGTCCCTCAAGGCAATCTTGATCGTTCTTGAGGCTGAGTACAAACCGAATGACTCAAATTTGTGCGAAGTCGAAGCCAGAGGATCTGAAGATATCGCGACCATACGCCGCTTCCAAATGATCAGAAATCTTTATGGTGATTACGATTCAAGACCTGACAGAGTGGACTTGAAATTATCCATAAACAGAAG ATGCTCGGGACTGCAGCACTGTCGTTTCAACGCATATTCGGACCACTCTGAAGCCTTATTCTGGAGCCCGGCGAACCTGCGGTTAAAATATGCCTGCATCCCAG AAGCGGCGATCATGAAGTATTGCAACAGGATGCTGCCGGTCATTGGAGGGGAAGGGGGCTTCCTGAAGAGCCCGGGATATCCGCTCTTCTATACGGGTGGCAGCACGTGCGGCTGGACTTTCAAGTCGCTGCCAGGTCAAAGGATCGCCTTGACCTTTCATGACCTGGACATACGCA GTCCCGAGCAGGATGGAAGCTGCGTCGACGTCATCAGGATACGGGAGAACAGGGTCACCCTTTTTGAATCTTGTGGAACTGCGGTCGGTGTCCAGGTGCTCTCCGAGTCAAACGTCGTCACCTTGGACCTGATTGCATCAGGCAAAATCTACCCCTCCAGGGGATTTCTCTTACAATATAAGG CTGTTGGATGTCCGCAAGTTCAACCTCCAAACGGAAGCTACGCAGTGAACGAAACTGGTGATGCTAAAACCTTTCTATGCAAACTAGGAACCGTATTCCCTGACACCAATAAGAGAACCAGATTGATTCAATGCAAGAACGGGATCTGGAGCGAAGACAGGCAGATGATTAGCTCTCAGAGATGCGTTC TCACGGCGTCTGAGATCGAGAGGAACGCAGGAACGCGACGGTCTTCGGCGCTATCAAGCCTCGCGGAAGAACCGGGAACAGGCAGCAACGCTGGTGTTTTTCCCGTGAATGGTGTGGTGGTGAGGTCGCATGACTCAATGCACTCCATGAGCTCAACCGCGGATCCAGGAAACGCGGCCATGATGAAGGACGGAAACTACGTCGTAG ATTTCATCGTACCGACCGCCCTAATCGCGTTGCTGTTCATCTTCAACGCGATCATCGTCTGGGTAATATTCCAGTACAGAAAAAG gaAACAGCCAGCCATCGAAGGAGAGGAAATGGCACTGCGGCCAAAGTCGGAAGAGCTTCCGCATgtgtga